The following proteins are encoded in a genomic region of bacterium:
- a CDS encoding sugar ABC transporter permease: protein MIGGRFGAVAHVAGTRRRRRHVDRDDLAGYAFIAPWLLGFFAFTVIPIGASLVLAFTNYNILSPSRWTGLENFDRMFTQDPHFWISVKQTFYFVFTSVPLRLAFALALAMALNVHRRGVGVYRALYYLPSIVGANVAVAEMWRQVFGTDGLVNAALGSLGFPSKITWLGSPATAIWTVVALAVWEFGSPMLIFLAGLRQIPAELYEAAAIDGVGPVSKFVRITLPMLSPIIFFNLVLQLIFGFTVFTSAFILSGGTGAPLDTLLFYPLYLYQKGFRDLEMGYAAGMAWVLLVVVAALTALAFKSSRYWVFYAHEEG from the coding sequence ATGATCGGCGGTCGGTTCGGGGCGGTCGCGCACGTCGCCGGGACGCGACGCCGGCGGCGGCACGTCGATCGCGACGACCTCGCGGGATACGCGTTCATCGCTCCCTGGTTGCTCGGATTTTTCGCGTTCACCGTGATTCCCATTGGGGCGTCGCTCGTGCTGGCGTTTACCAACTACAATATCCTCTCCCCCTCGCGGTGGACCGGTCTCGAGAACTTCGATCGCATGTTCACCCAGGATCCTCACTTCTGGATCTCGGTCAAACAGACGTTCTATTTCGTGTTCACGTCGGTTCCGCTGAGGCTGGCGTTCGCGCTGGCGCTGGCCATGGCGCTGAACGTCCACCGGCGCGGTGTCGGCGTCTACCGCGCCCTCTACTACCTGCCGTCGATCGTGGGGGCGAACGTGGCCGTGGCCGAGATGTGGCGGCAGGTCTTCGGCACCGACGGGCTCGTCAACGCCGCGCTGGGATCCCTCGGATTCCCTTCGAAGATCACCTGGCTGGGAAGTCCGGCCACGGCGATCTGGACGGTGGTCGCGCTCGCGGTCTGGGAGTTCGGGTCCCCGATGCTGATCTTCCTCGCCGGGCTCCGGCAGATTCCCGCGGAGCTGTACGAGGCAGCGGCGATCGACGGTGTGGGGCCGGTGTCGAAGTTTGTGCGGATTACGCTCCCGATGCTCTCGCCGATCATTTTCTTCAATCTCGTGCTGCAGTTGATCTTCGGCTTCACGGTCTTCACGTCGGCGTTCATCCTCTCGGGAGGGACGGGCGCGCCTCTCGACACCTTGCTGTTCTATCCGTTGTACCTCTACCAGAAGGGGTTTCGGGACCTCGAGATGGGATACGCTGCGGGCATGGCCTGGGTGCTGCTCGTGGTCGTCGCGGCCCTCACGGCGCTGGCGTTCAAGTCGTCGCGCTATTGGGTCTTCTACGCGCACGAGGAAGGCTGA